One genomic region from Anopheles bellator chromosome 2, idAnoBellAS_SP24_06.2, whole genome shotgun sequence encodes:
- the LOC131212756 gene encoding protein Skeletor, isoforms B/C isoform X2, producing MWPMLSSRAGQRSRVIVGSVALATICLVAGRANGLQGYYGTKIADLTELHHGVSGSVYAVDARTLFLKNFNYDGEGPAAYFYVGNTRAPSNKGAYRLRDERGRTGVLRKYRNEDITLSLPEGKTLRDIRWFSVWCDDFSVNFGDVQIRNELDFPRPTKIAGLGGVHDVASDNIVIVDAQTLLIPNFSYDGEAPDAKFWVGRGPTPTSQGIRIPDENGKETPLRRYDKKTIVLTLPGDLTVFDIGHFGVWCEAFTVDFGHVRIPDQINVPPSLKMLGISPQRSRSDQQTNYQNW from the exons atgtggccgatgctgtccagccgggccgggcagcgaTCGAGAGTGATCGTCGGGTCCGTAGCACTCGCAACGATCT GTCTTGTGGCGGGTCGAGCCAACGGACTACAGGGATACTACGGTACCAAGATCGCCGATCTTACCGAGCTGCACCACGGAGTGTCTGGTTCGGTGTACGCGGTCGACGCGCGTACCCTCTTCCTGAAGAACTTCAACTACGATGGCGAAGGCCCCG CGGCCTATTTCTACGTCGGTAATACGCGAGCCCCGAGCAACAAGGGCGCCTACCGGCTACGCGACGAACGGGGTCGAACTGGTGTGCTGCGGAAGTATCGCAACGAGGACATCACCCTATCGCTGCCGGAGGGCAAAACGCTGCGCGACATCCGTTGGTTTTCGGTGTGGTGCGATGACTTTTCGGTCAACTTTGGAGACGTGCAGATCCGCAACGAGCTGGACTTTCCGCGACCGACCAAGATCGCGGGTCTGGGCGGCGTGCATGACGTTGCTTCGGACAACATCGTGATCGTCGATGCGCAAACGCTACTCATACCGAACTTTAGCTACGATGGTGAAGCTCCTG ATGCCAAGTTCTGGGTGGGCCGTGGACCGACGCCGACCTCGCAGGGTATTCGGATACCGGACGAGAACGGTAAGGAGACGCCGCTCCGGCGGTACGACAAGAAGACGATCGTGCTGACCCTGCCGGGCGATCTGACCGTGTTCGACATCGGCCACTTTGGCGTGTGGTGCGAGGCGTTCACCGTGGACTTTGGGCACGTGCGCATCCCGGACCAGATCAACGTGCCGCCGTCGCTGAAAATGTTGGGCATCAGTCCGCAG CGATCGCGTAGTGATCAGCAAACAAACTATCAAAACTGGTAG
- the LOC131212757 gene encoding LOW QUALITY PROTEIN: putative ankyrin repeat protein RF_0381 (The sequence of the model RefSeq protein was modified relative to this genomic sequence to represent the inferred CDS: deleted 1 base in 1 codon): MPAKVLAADDWFEVSLVKQTTSTITFRWTFRNPLDVLYDLFKIEKCYSVKRDRWQTVHWGTAATLTVRNLEQNLCYSFRASVLHQPTDGAFQYVYQSPIFKACTCTLPNVGTMGIYRAVKKCQPTLVRRLLYAAPELVNVPVHGETFLYLAVRSGSLELVNALLDSGANIDLGVPDTNVTPLHLAVYGRNLTILRHLIERGANLHAQNCVGMGIGHYAIDTDDLAMVKYVLGQGISLETRDRWCHWTLIFRALYMGASVDIVRHLLERKCRLKVKDRLRLTPLYYANMLGQEEIIRLLRRRLKI; the protein is encoded by the exons ATGCCTGCCAAGGTGCTGGCCGCGGACGATTGGTTCGAGGTGTCCCTCGTCAAGCAAACCACTTCAACGATCACCTTCCGGTGGACGTTCCGCAACCCGCTCGATGTGCTTTACGACCTGTTCAAGATCGAGAAGTGCTACAGCGTGAAGCGCGACCGATGGCAAACGGTGCACTGG GGCACGGCGGCCACCTTGACGGTGCGTAACCTGGAGCAGAACCTGTGCTACTCGTTCCGGGCCAGCGTCCTCCATCAGCCGACGGATGGGGCCTTTCAGTACGTCTACCAGTCGCCCATCTTCAAGGCCTGCACCTGCACCCTGCCGAACGTGGGAACGATGGGTATCTACAGGGCGGTGAAGAAGTGTCAACCAACTCTCGTCCGACGGTTGCTGTACGCGGCCCCCGAGCTCGTTAACGTCCCGGTACACGGTGAAACCTTCCTCTACCTGGCAGTCCGCAGTGGCAGTTTGGAGCTGGTAAATGCTCTGCTCGATTCCGGCGCGAACATCGATCTCGGCGTGCCGGACACGAACGTCACGCCACTGCACCTGGCAGTGTACGGGCGCAACCTGACGATCCTGCGACACCTCATCGAGCGGGGCGCCAATCTGCATGCCCAGAACTGCGTCGGAATGGGCATCGGCCACTACGCTATCGACACGGACGATCTGGCGATGGTAAAGTACGTACTCGGGCAGGGCATTAGTCTGGAGACGCGCGATCGGTGGTGCCACTGGACGCTGATCTTTCGGGCGCTGTATATGGGCGCATCGGTGGATATCGTGCGTCACCTGCTGGAGCGCAAGTGCCGGTTGAAGGTGAAGGATCGGTTGCGGCTCACGCCGCTCTACTACGCTAACATGCTGGGCCAGGAGGAGATCATTCGATTGCTGCGCCGTCGGTTGAAGATTTAA
- the LOC131212756 gene encoding protein Skeletor, isoforms B/C isoform X1: MWPMLSSRAGQRSRVIVGSVALATICLVAGRANGLQGYYGTKIADLTELHHGVSGSVYAVDARTLFLKNFNYDGEGPAAYFYVGNTRAPSNKGAYRLRDERGRTGVLRKYRNEDITLSLPEGKTLRDIRWFSVWCDDFSVNFGDVQIRNELDFPRPTKIAGLGGVHDVASDNIVIVDAQTLLIPNFSYDGEAPDAKFWVGRGPTPTSQGIRIPDENGKETPLRRYDKKTIVLTLPGDLTVFDIGHFGVWCEAFTVDFGHVRIPDQINVPPSLKMLGISPQSKLNCEVLLEELSFEVRWAVAGESVVVQLVAKLDDGEYMSFGVSPNPQQSQMVGADVAVVWVDKSTGKGFAQDYYLDAKSQCSGSRGSCPDTRINENSNSIRLLNAAMVNGYSIVTYQRPLRASDHLDLPIFTNASQAIVWAVGPLNQRYEVSYHSHYLKGNKVIDFGRQPYWNCPTPETDQKQQSDRLNGQVPQKLAQNYPAATGNRREDAPNGMPQRNPSRPATARPPAKPDAWEIPPIQCYEPEDGVFYAQLGPTGGKHGYPAITGHVGWGISWYINGLLIPEVNVVRGKTYTFVVEGGLDPNVPAKYHPFYITDDPVGGYEHQPEEDRKNIRIFAGVHRSRSGKLMPTGVGRLCNWTPNQDGPPADEYPSFGAYQRSLTLKCDSGEPGIITWTPDADTPDTVYYQCYSHRYLGWRINVLDSCDVAQPSEIDEVYAEPSEGISAEESIRHESKVLPADNFLQQHENFLQKHEMDLIKHHKMNPDTKPDQYDINLEEHPEMTRIIEDGIRAAEELEEKLKANQTIAGNQTVVVHGPGPYPGSVKPILSSSGLPVYLRPPNSGPMFRPVKLPVRRPIGMERRPLQLQGGGRPTRPFVIPQPSMIVNHYQKPVAPLMRPFVTKNKMPIKAIAPILLLGEPSEIKAPYRKPTVEMLVGKPPKPIGHGGGLQGSSPAGPPFTMPDMPPHLMTVNLKKNEPVPITLPIRHTGKPVKDSLKPNIKPIFKIPFSDVPEQKVSYDGLAANHGFMPSSVVVESGFKPIYRRKDDYDAEFEDNRAHGFLRRQDDDIDEAIESDALMIHDQDEPVKQTFEPMFIPSPLDSMAMAHVKPAGTGTTGSTRRNVEILPDETADVVDDRDTLAAANERVDPYYLPPIGTDGSVVSFDGKAVLDVSLLNGPSESSHTEPLPPSGGSKTEQLVREVPQFGPFRGEVPPIADYLAPDTVAIYGTRGVAAVPAPVSEYANPLLPGGISPLDGMASSGEQQQQAADKPISTKLSIVKPSNRDDSSEEGRNARSKRSPHHHPDHHGDSHDDGWQPPMVPASGASCRAMLAGALLAVVPALLVR; this comes from the exons atgtggccgatgctgtccagccgggccgggcagcgaTCGAGAGTGATCGTCGGGTCCGTAGCACTCGCAACGATCT GTCTTGTGGCGGGTCGAGCCAACGGACTACAGGGATACTACGGTACCAAGATCGCCGATCTTACCGAGCTGCACCACGGAGTGTCTGGTTCGGTGTACGCGGTCGACGCGCGTACCCTCTTCCTGAAGAACTTCAACTACGATGGCGAAGGCCCCG CGGCCTATTTCTACGTCGGTAATACGCGAGCCCCGAGCAACAAGGGCGCCTACCGGCTACGCGACGAACGGGGTCGAACTGGTGTGCTGCGGAAGTATCGCAACGAGGACATCACCCTATCGCTGCCGGAGGGCAAAACGCTGCGCGACATCCGTTGGTTTTCGGTGTGGTGCGATGACTTTTCGGTCAACTTTGGAGACGTGCAGATCCGCAACGAGCTGGACTTTCCGCGACCGACCAAGATCGCGGGTCTGGGCGGCGTGCATGACGTTGCTTCGGACAACATCGTGATCGTCGATGCGCAAACGCTACTCATACCGAACTTTAGCTACGATGGTGAAGCTCCTG ATGCCAAGTTCTGGGTGGGCCGTGGACCGACGCCGACCTCGCAGGGTATTCGGATACCGGACGAGAACGGTAAGGAGACGCCGCTCCGGCGGTACGACAAGAAGACGATCGTGCTGACCCTGCCGGGCGATCTGACCGTGTTCGACATCGGCCACTTTGGCGTGTGGTGCGAGGCGTTCACCGTGGACTTTGGGCACGTGCGCATCCCGGACCAGATCAACGTGCCGCCGTCGCTGAAAATGTTGGGCATCAGTCCGCAG TCGAAACTGAACTGTGAAGTGCTGCTGGAGGAGCTGTCGTTCGAAGTCCGTTGGGCCGTCGCCGGTGAGAGTGTGGTCGTGCAGTTGGTTGCCAAACTAG ATGACGGTGAGTACATGTCTTTCGGCGTGTCACCGAATCCCCAGCAAAGTCAGATGGTCGGTGCGGACGTCGCGGTCGTTTGGGTCGATAAGTCGACCGGTAAGGGCTTTGCGCAGGATTACTACCTCGATGCCAAGTCGCAATGCTCGGGATCCCGTGGTAGCTGTCCCGATACGCGTATCAATGAAAACAGTAACTCGATCCGGTTGCTCAACGCGGCCATGGTTAACGGGTACTCGATCGTCACCTATCAACGGCCGCTGCGGGCATCGGATCATCTGGATCTTCCGATCTTCACGAACGCTTCGCAAGCGATCGTTTGGGCGGTGGGACCGCTGAACCAACGGTACGAGGTGTCGTACCACTCGCACTACCTGAAGGGCAACAAAGTGATCGACTTTGGGCGCCAACCGTACTGGAACTGTCCGACGCCCGAGACGGACCAGAAGCAGCAGTCGGATCGACTGAATGGACAGGTGCCACAGAAACTGGCTCAGAACTATCCGGCGGCCACGGGCAATCGACGTGAGGACGCACCCAACGGTATGCCACAGCGAAATCCGTCGCgtccggccacggcacgacCACCGGCGAAACCGGATGCTTGGGAGATTCCCCCGATCCAGTGCTACGAGCCGGAGGACGGGGTGTTCTACGCTCAACTGGGCCCGACCGGTGGCAAGCACGGATACCCGGCGATCACAG GGCACGTGGGCTGGGGTATCTCGTGGTACATCAACGGGCTGCTGATTCCGGAGGTCAACGTGGTACGAGGCAAAACGTACACTTTCGTGGTGGAGGGCGGCCTGGATCCGAACGTGCCGGCCAAGTACCACCCGTTCTACATCACCGACGATCCAGTTGGCGGATACGAGCATCAACCGGAAGAGGATCGCAAG AACATACGCATCTTTGCCGGTGTCCATCGTAGTCGCAGCGGGAAGCTGATGCCGACCGGCGTGGGTCGTCTGTGCAACTGGACCCCCAATCAGGATGGTCCACCGGCGGACGAGTACCCGTCGTTTGGAGCTTATCAACGGAGTCTGACGCTAAAGTGTGACAGTGGTGAACCGGGCATCATCACCTGGACGCCGGATGCGGACACCCCGGATACGGTGTACTATCAGTGCTACAGTCACCGTTACCTGGGCTGGCGCATCAACGTGCTAGATTCGTGCGACGTTGCGCAGCCGAGTGAGATTGACGAGGTgtacgccgagccgagcgagggTATCTCGGCGGAGGAATCGATCCGCCACGAGTCGAAGGTTCTGCCGGCCGACAacttcctgcagcagcacgagaaCTTTCTGCAAAAGCACGAGATGGATTTGATCAAGCACCACAAGATGAACCCGGACACGAAACCGGACCAGTACGACATTAATCTGGAGGAGCACCCGGAAATGACGCGCATCATCGAGGACGGTATCCGGGCGGCGGAAGAGTTGGAGGAGAAGCTAAAGGCCAACCAGACGATCGCCGGTAACCAGACGGTGGTGGTCCATG GACCTGGACCGTACCCGGGATCGGTGAAACCGATCCTGTCGTCTTCCGGACTGCCGGTCTATCTGCGCCCCCCGAATAGTGGCCCTATGTTCCGACCCGTGAAGCTTCCCGTacgccgaccgatcggcatGGAGCGACGCCCACTGCAGCTGCAGGGTGGTGGTCGCCCAACGCGTCCCTTTGTCATTCCGCAGCCCTCGATGATCGTGAACCACTACCAGAAGCCGGTGGCTCCGTTGATGCGTCCGTTTGTCACCAAGAACAAGATGCCGATTAAGGCGATTGCTCCGATACTGCTGCTGGGTGAACCGTCCGAGATAAAGGCTCCGTATCGGAAGCCGACGGTAGAGATGCTGGTCGGtaagccaccgaaaccgatcggccATGGCGGCGGGCTTCAGGGATCTTCACCGGCAGGGCCCCCGTTCACCATGCCCGACATGCCGCCCCACCTGATGACGGTGAACCtgaagaagaacgaaccggTGCCGATCACACTTCCGATACGGCACACCGGTAAGCCGGTGAAGGACTCGCTGAAACCGAACATCAAGCCGATCTTCAAGATTCCGTTCTCCGATGTGCCCGAGCAGAAGGTATCGTACGACGGCTTGGCCGCCAACCATGGATTTATGCCGagctcggtggtggttgagAGCGGCTTTAAGCCGATCTACCGCCGGAAGGATGACTATGATGCCGAGTTCGAGGACAATCGGGCGCACGGATTCCTGCGGCGTCAGGATGATGATATTGATGAGGCGATCGAAAGCGACGCCCTGATGATTCACGATCAGGACGAACCGGTCAAGCAGACGTTCGAGCCGATGTTCATACCGTCGCCACTGGACAGTATGGCAATGGCGCACGTGAAGCCGGCCGGAACGGGAACCACCGGCAGTACACGGCGCAACGTGGAGATCCTGCCAGACGAAACAGCCGACGTGGTGGATGATCGAGACACACTGGCGGCTGCCAATGAGCGAGTGGACCCGTACTACTTGCCCCCGATCGGGACCGATGGATCGGTGGTGTCCTTCGATGGAAAGGCCGTGCTCGATGTCTCGCTGCTGAACGGTCCTTCCGAATCGTCCCACACCGAACCCTTGCCACCGTCTGGCGGTTCCAAGACGGAGCAACTGGTTCGTGAGGTTCCCCAGTTCGGACCATTCCGAGGGGAGGTTCCACCGATAGCGGACTACCTTGCGCCGGACACGGTCGCCATCTACGGAACGCGTGGTGTGGCCGCTGTTCCGGCCCCGGTTTCCGAGTACGCGAATCCACTGCTACCGGGTGGTATCAGTCCGCTGGACGGGATGGCGAGCAGTGgcgaacagcaacagcaagcggCCGATAAGCCGATCTCGACCAAGCTGTCCATCGTGAAGCCGAGCAATCGAGATGACAGCTCGGAGGAGGGGCGCAACGCCCGTAGCAAACGatcaccgcaccaccacccggaccaTCACGGAGACAGCCACGATGACGGCTGGCAGCCTCCGATGGTCCCAGCCAGTGGCGCCAGCTGCAGGGCGATGCTCGCCGGTGCTCTGCTGGCCGTCGTTCCTGCGCTTCTGGTTCGGTGA